One Myxococcales bacterium genomic window, AGCGTGGTCTTGGGGTGCCAGAGACACCAGCGCACCGACGGGCGGTAGAGGAATGACAGCGCGCGGTTGAGCGGGTTGGCCGACTCGGGCCGAATGCGCCCCCGCACCAGGGCGCCCATCAACACCGGCACGATCGTCACGCTCAGAACGGCCGCCGCCAGCATCGAGTACGTCTTGGTGTACGCCAGGGGCTTGAACAGGCGTCCTTCTTGCGCCTCGAGGGCGAACACCGGGAGGAAGCTGAAGGCGATGATCAAGAGCGAAAAGAACAAAGAGGGCCCGACCTCTTTCGCCGCTCGGGCCGCGATGTCCCAACGGCTCTCCCCCGGCGCAGCGCGCTCGATGTGCTTGTGCATGTTTTCGATCATCACGATGGCCGCGTCGACCATCGCGCCGATGGCGATGGCGATTCCACCCAGGCTCATGATGTCGGCCGTGATGCCCTGGGCGCGCATGATCGAGAACGCCAGCAGAATGCCGGCGGGGAGCGTGAAAATCGCCACGAAGGCGCTTCGGAAATGGAACAAGAACAAAATGCAGATCAGCCCGACCACCAGGCACTCCTCGAGGATCTTCTCCTGCAGTGTCCTGACGGCACGCTGAATGAGGCCGGAGCGATCGTAGGCAGGAACGAGCTTCACGCCTGCGGGCAACGTCTTCTGTAGTGCGTCGAGCTTGGTCTTCACGTTCTCGAGCACGCTCATCGCGTTCTCGCCGTAACGCATGATGACGATTCCGCCGACCACTTCCCCCTCGCCGTCCCAATCGGTGACGCCACGACGCAGCTCCGGGCCGATGGCGACACTCGCCACGTCCTCGATCCGCACGGGAACGTGGTCTGCACCAACGCTGAGCGGAATGCTACGCAGGTCGTCCAGCGTCTTCACGTAGCCCTTGCCGCGGACCATGTACTCGGTCTCGGCAAGCTCGATGACCCTGCCTCCGACGTCCTGGTTGCTCTGTTTGATGGCGGTGCGAACGGCGTCGATCGACAAGTTGAACGCTTCGAGCTTCTGCGGGTCGACCGTGACCTGATACTGACGCACGAAGCCGCCAACGCTCGCCACCTCGGCAATCCCCGGCACTTGCTGCAGCTCGTAGCGGATTTGCCAATCCTGGATCGAGCGGAGCTGCGCGAGGTCGTGGCGATCACTCTGCAATGTGTACTCGTAGATCCAGCCGACCCCGGTCGCGTCCGGCCCGAGCGCCGGGCTGACGTCACTCGGTAAGCGGTCCCGAACGTAGTTCAGGTACTCGAGCACACGGCTGCGCGCCCAGTACATGTCTGTCCCGTCCTCGAAGATGATGTAGACGAACGAGAGGCCGAAGAACGAGTAGCCGCGCACCACCTTGGCCTTCGGAACCGAGAGCATCGTGGTGGTCAGCGGGTAGGTGACCTGGTCCTCGACGACCTGCGGTGACTGCCCGGGATACTCGGTGAAGATCACCACTTGCACGTCGGAGAGGTCGGGGATCGCGTCCAGCGGAGTGGTCGATACCGCGTAGGCGCCACCGCCCAGTGCGATCAGCGTCAGGAGGACGACGAGAAAGCGATGTTTGACCGAGAGCTCAATGAGTCTTCCCAGCATCGTCGCTCGCTTTCATCGAGGGTCCGTCGTTGTGTGCGTCGCCCGCGTCGGCCGAGTCATGTCCGGCGTCGCTCATCGAGTGGGCCATCCCCTTCATATCCGGAGCAGCGGGTTTCACGTTGGAGCCGAGCATCTTCTTGACCGCCTCCTTGAGGCGACTCTCGCTGTCGAGGAGGAACTGCCCGCTCACGACCAGCTTCTCTCCTTCCTTCAGGCCCGAAAGGATCTCGTAATTCTCCTCACCTTGTGTGCCGAGTTCGACCTCTCGGCCCTCGAAACGGCCCGGACCGGTCATCACGAACGCAATGTTGCGCTCGCCGCTGCGGATGATGGCCTCGAGGGGAGCGAGCAGCGTGTTCTTGCTGGGAGCCGTGTGGATCCTCACCGTCGCGAACATGCCCGGCTTGAGCTCGACGTTCGGGTTCGGCAAGAGGAGCCGCACCTCGACGGTGCGCGACTTCTGATCGAGCGAGGGTAGACGTAATCGACCTTGGCCGACAGCACCTTGCCGGGCATGTAGTCGAACTCGATCGTCGCATCTTGGCCGACGTAGACCCAGGGGGCGTCGAACTCGTAGACGTTGGCGATCACCCAGAGCGCGTTCAGATCCCCGATGGTGAACAGGTTCTCGCCGGTGCGAGCGAACATGCCCTCGAGCGCCCGTTTGTGGATGACGTACCCACTCCGCGGCGCAGAGAGGGTGATGGTCCGGCTGCTCGTCCCCGCTCCTCGATCTTGTTGACGAAACGCTTGGAAATGTCGAACTGCTCGAGCCGACGTCGAGCCGCGTCGTTGAGGTGCTCCGCATGCGGCCCGTTCGCGGTGCTCTTGGTGATCTGCAGGAACTCCTCCTGACTCGCGACGAGCTCGCGGCTGTACACGGCCAGCAGCGGTGCGCCCTTCTTGACGAATTGACCCGTTTCGTCCACCCAGAGTTTCTCGATCCAGCCGTCGAACTTCATGTTGACGGTCGAGATCCGGGACTCGTCGTAATCCACACGCCCGAGGGCGCGCACGAGGCGGTCGAGTTTGCCCCGCTTCACCGGCGCGATGCGTACGCCCATCCGTTGTACGGTCGCCCCGTCGACGCTGATGGTGTTCAGATCGGCGGCGGGGTCGCCTTCGTACACGGCGACGAGGTCCATGCCCATCGAGTCCTTGCCCGGGTTCGCCGAGACGAACGACGGATCCATGCTCGAGCGGTAGAACACGATCTTCCCCCCAGCCGGGGCCGAAACCGCAGGCGCCGAGTGCTCCCCTTCGTGCGCCGGCGGTGACTTGTCGCAGGCGCCGGTTGCCAGGAGCAAGAGCAAACAGCTCGAGAAGTGGCGAATCATGGCAGTCGTTCTCCGGGCTTGATGCCGATCAGCGCACGCAACACATCCAGCCGCTCGGCGCGCTCCGCGAGCAGGCGTTCGTATTCGAGGCGGGCATCGAGCTGCGCTGCCCAATTCTGGAGTACCGAGACGAGCTCGACCTTGGCAAACACGTAGTCCTCGATGCTGGCATCGAGGGCCTGGTCGGCCTCCGGGATCAGCTCTTTCTCGTGAATACCGACCTCCTTGCCCAGCCGCTCGATGGCATCCACCTGCTGTTCAACCTCTGTCTTGACGTCGAGCGCCAGCGAACGCGTGGCAGCTCGGGCCTCGTCGAGTCGATGACGTTCCTCTCGTACCCGAGCGGACTGTTTGGTCTCGGACCAGATGGGCAGCGTTCCACCGAAGCTGATGACCCCCATGTCCGCCCCCTCGGTCGGATCGCCCTTGGCCGCGAAGCGCAGCCGATACCCGACCGACACCATGAAGTCCGGCAGGCGATCTTGCTTCGCTTCGCGGATTCGATTCGCACTCACGCGCTCGCGCGCGCTGCTCACTGCGAGATCCGGGTTCTTCTCGCGCGCCATGCGCGCGAGCTTGCGCCGGTCGAGTTTCGCCACGACGAGGGGCGGTCCTCTGGTGGGACCCAGATCGCCGGTCGGCGAGCGGCCTACGGCGGCGAGTAGTTCACGCTGCGCCGAGCGAACCGCCTGCCGGCGGCGTTCCACGAGCGCGCGCACGCGGCTGTGAGCGACCTGGCTTTGCAGTGCGTCTTGCTGGGCGGCCTGCGCGACGGAGAATCGGGCGTGGACGGCGTTGGCGAGAGCGTTGATCGCGTGCTCGCTCTCGCCGGTGATCAGCTCGGCTCGCTCCGCGAAGTGCAGGCGCCAATACGCGCGGCTCACGCCAAACGCGACGGCGAGGCGCGTGGCTGCCAGCTCCTTTTCGGAGACTGAGATGTCAGCCCGAGCAACGTCGCCGCGGCGGCGCAGCTTGCCTGGGTAGGGCAGGGTCTGCGAGAGGGTGAACAGTACGCCGGTCATGGCGCTCGCGTTCAGCCGCGGGTCGTCGAACGGAACGTTCTGGAGCGAGCCCATCAACACGGGATCCGGCAGGCTCTCCATGCGTGAGGGGATCTCTCGTCGGGCTCTGACTGCGGCCTTTGCCTTGGAAGTTCGCGGGTGTCGTTCCATGGCTTCGTCCACCAGCACGCTCAGCGATGGCGCGTCGGGTTTTGCTCCCGTCGCCTTCGGCGGCTCGGCGAGGGCAACACTCGGCAAGAGCCAGAGCGCGCCGCAGACCATGAGCAGCGCCAGTTCAGCGGGCTTCGGTGTCGCGGGCATGCCGACACCACAACGCAAGCTCTGTGCCGGGCTCGGACACTGGTGTCACTGTGGCGGCTCGGATCGTGCAGACGATCGGAGGACTGCCATGAGTGACACTCCGTTGCCTCGCCGCGATCGGTGGTTTCCCGTTCTGCTGGTGCTGGTCGCGTCGACGTCGGCGCGGGCGCAGGTTCGAGCCCCCGCTCCGCGCGGGCCCGCCTTGGCGCCGCAACCCGAACGTCCTGCGGATGACCCGCGCGACTCATCGTCGGCGCACCCTCGCCGCCAGCCCGTCGAGTTGCACTTGCTGGCGGGCTTCGGCAGCGCCATCTGCGCCGATAAACAGCCCGATAGCGAGTGCGCCGCGGCCGGTGGGACGGCGTTTGCGCTCGCTGGGGCCTGGCGTTTCCATGACCACTTCAGCTTGGGTCTCGAGATGGCCATCTGGAGCTTCTGGCCTCGGGACTCGTGGCGGGGAAAGCTCGGCACCGAGGCCTCTGACGCGAAGTTCAGCTCGACCTACCTCGCCCCGTTCGCGCGCTGGTATTGGGTCGAGCCGAGCAAGCTCAATCCGTACCTGCAGGGCGGCTTCGGGGTCGGCAAGCTGACCACCGAAGCCAAGAATGACAGTGGCGTCTACGCCTACTCGGCGAAGGGGCTGGCGTTCCCGGTTGCGGTCGGTGCGGACTGGCAGCTCTCGGAGTTCTTCCGATTCGGTGTGCAGCTTGGCGCCTACCTCCATGTGTCAACCCAGGTTTGCGAGACGAGCATGGGCAGCGAGAGCTGCCGTAGTCCCGGCAAGAACTCCGAGGGCAAGCGTGAAGGATTAGCCCTGCCCTGGCGCGCGGTCGCTGTAGGAACGTTTGCGTTCGGCGGTTGAGCCGAGCCTGCTGGCGTCAACCGTGGCGCCGCCACGCGAGCCCACCGCTCTCGAGCACGCCGGGCCACGCATCGACGTATTCAGCTCGTTCGCCGGGCCCTGACACATCGATCCAGACGGCGTGCCCAGTGCCGGGCGGCCGGACGTCGATGTGAACGAACAAACTGTTCGGATAGAAGCCGCATGCGGCGTCGATGAACCTGCGGCACTCGCGGAATAGTTCCTCATTCGGCACGCCCGCGACGCTGATGTCGAGCGCTCGCCCCTGTCGGTGGCGACTCGTCGCGCGATCCCGGCGATAACCGCTGTAGATCGTGATGACGCGCCCGGGAAATCGGTCCGCGAGGCGTTGGGTCATCCACAGCAGCCTCGGGCGCAAGAGCTTCACTCCGTCCACCCACTCGTCGTCCACCTCGCGCTCCAAAACCGGAGTGAGCGGGAGAGGGAGCAGCGGGCGAGCCGCGCCCTCCTCCCGCGCGAGGATACTCACTCGATCCAGCGCATCGGGCGCGATGCCTCCGTTGCAGTCCAAGAGCCGGAGTGTGTCGTGTTCGTTACCGCGCCGCAGTGAGACGGGCTTTGGGGTGTCAGCATCACAACCTCGAGCCAGCTCGAGGGGAAAATCTGCTGTCGCCGACCGCCAAGGTGAAAACCCGAAACGCTCACCCGAGGGGCGAAGATACGGTTGCAACAGCGACGCGGGCTGAGACAAGGCCAAGCCCGCCGGATCAACGGACAGGCTCAGCGCGTTCCACGCCTGGTTTGGGGCCAACGCGGCGAGCAAGAGCAGCGCTCCAACGGTCAGGATGACCTCGCAGTGGCTTGTGTCCTCAGCGTCACGAGCGGGAGTTTCAGCACCGTCGGTCTCATGCCCCCTCGACACTGCAGACGCTGTGCCAGAACTAAGCTCGTTTCGGATGGGCGTCTGGCGCATGCAAGGGTGAAAAGAACCTGTGACGGTGGCGCGCGGATGCGACCGATCTGGTCACTTCGCGAGCGCGAATCTGCGTTCCGGCGGCGGCTTTCGAGCGCTTTCGACGAGCCCCCCCGATGGTCTGATGGTTGCAGACCAACGCTGCAGCAACCCGGAGGAAAGCTGATGAAAACGGTAGAACCGAGGTCCCATGCCTGGCTGATCGTGCTGGAGGACGGCGCGAAGTGGCCGGCTTGGGTCGATGAACATCGTGTCGATGAGGACACCGCGGTGATCGTCCAGCAGCCCGGACAGAGACAGCACTCGCTCATCCAGCGAGTGCGCGAGCTCTCCGTCGAGCTCGCTACGAGCGGACGCTCCGTCACCCGCGCGGTTCTTGCGGTGGGAAGCGCGGCCCCTGTCGGGCAGTGGGCCCGCAGGTCAGAGCTTTCGCGTGCGATGCTCCAGACGGTGAGCCGAGGAACGGGTGCTCTCGTCATCGTTGCCGATGACCCGATCCCTCGCGAGCGGCACGAACTCTTGGCGTTCTGCGGGTCACTGGCCAGGATGCCAGTCGCGGCCGGTATTGCAGTACTGCTGGAGCTGGAGGCACAGGAGGCGCCGGAGCGCCGCTCGGCGTGAGCCGCGGGGCTGCGGCCGCTCATTTCTGTGACCCAGGCGGTCATGTGGTGACCGAACCGGCCACACCGCGGCGTCCGTGCCGCACGGCGACAGGTCGCGCTTCCGCAGGTGCCTCACCGACGGCTGCTGCGTGCGATGTTCAGTTCCAATCGCCCCCGCAGCGCCGAAGCGTCCTTCCTCACGTCGGAGGGGGCCCCGCGCTCGGCCCGGCGCAGGGCGGGGAGCGCCGCAGGGTGCTCGACCATCAATACCGCTCTCGCGATTGCCGTCCGGAGCTGGGCGTTCCCGCGCGAAAAGCCCCGGGCCAGGGCCGTCGCAGCCGCTTCACGAATGGCGTCAGCCTGTTTGGCGTCGAGCCTCGAGGCGGCAATCGCCCAGCTGGAGCCCACATAACCAAGAGCGCGGGCCGTTGTCACTGCCAGCGCATCGTCGATGGGCTCGGCGAGCACGCTCGCCAACCTCTCCGCCACATCCAGCGAGCGGCAGTGTCCAAGCCCCGCAATGGCCTCGGCGCGCCTCGGCTCGCCCGCGCGGACGTGTGACAGGAGCAGAGCTCTGTCGCGCGCGCGGCAGAGCATCCCGAGGCCGGCCGCAGCGCTGCCCACGAAGCGGGCATCTTGGGCTCGCGTGAAGACCGCCTCCAGGACCGGCCCTGCTCGCGGGTCGCGGGCAAAAGCAACGGCCTGAAGCAGACCATCCCCGAGAGCGATCTTTTGTGCGTCATCGAGGCCAAGCGTGTCCGCGCGCCACGCGACCATCTCGAGCATCGGCAGCAATGCTTCTCGACCCAAACGCATGAATGCCCGCGCGGCAGTCGGTTGGTTGTTCCTCGACTTCATCATGCCCGCACTGCGGAAAGTGTCGACAGCGCGAGCCGCTCGGAACATGGCGGGGTTGCGGGCTCGTGCGCGCGCAATTTCGGCTTCAGACTGGCGCGGGAGGCCGGGTCCAGAGCGGCCGGCGTGAGGACGACGCCCTCGGCCCGCGCGTGACGTGCGGTCGCTGCCGCACCGACGACGAGCAGAGCACCGAACAGGAGCTTCGTGAACTTGTTCATGCAATCACATTCCCTGGTCTTGGTTGGCGGCGTCCCACCACTTGGGTTCAGCAGGCGTTGGCAGGGCGCTCCAATTGCTGGCACAATGAACGTCGCCCAAGAGCACGTGGTAGTTCCACGAATCTGCGAACCGCACGTCCAGGCCATTCCCGTCGGAGCCCAGCTTCATCGCGGGATCCTCGAGGCGCGCGAGTAGCTCCTTGGCGAACACGTCCTCCCCACCGACCATTGGCCCGAAGGTCTGCGCGAACACCGCCGTGTTGCCGTTGGCGATCACTCTGATGTTCGCCGTGTCCGGCAAGTAAGCAATCTTGCCGCCGTCGATCTCCTCGTAAAACACCGGCACTTCGACGAAGTCCTCCTCAGTCAGCCCAGCCCGCTCCGCGAGCGTTGCGTGCATCTCCTCGATGTGCAGCTGTGCCTCTTGATTCCAGCCCATCATGGTGGCGTCACCCAGCACTTCCGCGACCGTCGTCTGCCACTGCTTCGCCTCGAAATCGACTTTGCCCTCGAAGATGGGGGCGTCGCCGTGCCCCTCGGCCTGCCACTTCTCGAACAGGGTTTTGCAGAGCGCTGGTGAGTTCTGGATCATCTTGAAGCCGCGCGGCGTCGCGGCACGCACTGCCCCGTAGACTTCGTCCATGTGCCCGACGACGAGCCAGCTGGTATCCAGGTAGATCGGTGGCTGCACCTGTTGGGCTGCGTAGAAATCCCGCGTGCTCTGCTTGATCCCCGCTCCGAGCAAGAGGCGCCCCGCTGGCGCTGCAGGATATGGCGGAAGCGCTTCGTGGTTTCCGTGAGAGTCGTAGGTGCTTCCCGTGCCGAGCTCCGTGGCCTCGTCGAACAGTACGGCCACGGCGCGTTCTGGCCCGAGCATGTGCTTTTTCAAGAAGGCCAGCGGCAGATGGTCCGGATTCTCGTCGCGGCCCCAGGGGCGCGGATTGAAGACTTTCATGACGTGACCACCACCGTCTTTTGCGGGCATCCCGGTCCAGCCTGTCTGGAACCAATCCTCGAACCAGATGTCGGCCGACCCGTCCACATAGCTGTCAGGTACTAGCTGAACAGTCAGCCCCGCCCCCTCCACCGCATCGGTCATCGTCGCCACGAAGTCGGGAGAAAAGTCGCTGAAGTACACCGTGTCGAAGGGGCGCAAGTTGTGGTTCATCAACCACGGCGCGGCACGCAGCTGCACCGTGTCCTCTCCGATCGGCCCTGCAGCATCGCTGACCGAGAACGTGAGCGTGGCAAGCCCCTGCCAGTCTTGGTTTTCGGACCGTACGAAGTCCCTGCCCTCGATGCCAAGCTCAACCCCGGCCTGTAGGTCAGCGGTCGACAGCGACAGCGGCTGATTCGTGTCGATCGAGACCCAGCCCGCCGGAGTTCGCTGGAAAACCCGCACGAACCCCCGAGCTGCCAGGTCGAGCTCGACCGTTCCGCTCGCCGTCTGCGACGCCGCAGGCCAGGGCCGCGCGATGACTCGCGCCAGATCCAACTCGTCGGCGGGGCCATTCACCAGCTCGTCCTGGTTGTCCGCAATACCGTCGCCGTCGTCGTCGTCCAAGTTGATCAGAAATACTGCGCCGCTATCCCTGCTCCAGGTCTCTTCACCCGCTTGTTCGCTCGGGTCATCGAGGTCCACGATGCCGTTGCGGTTGTTGTCGGAGAGGAGGTCGACGACCGGCGCCGCGGGTTGCCGCGAGGGCGATCCGGTATCCCCACAGGCCCAGAGCGCGAAGCAAGTCACAACCAGTGTTGCGCGACAGAGCGCACAGGAGTTCTTTTTCATCAGGATCCCGTCCAGCCGATGACGCGCCCCGCAGTGCACACGGCGTACCGTTGCTCTGCGAGCCAAAATCAGTGCGTGCGGGTGTGGCTGCCG contains:
- a CDS encoding DUF882 domain-containing protein is translated as MSRGHETDGAETPARDAEDTSHCEVILTVGALLLLAALAPNQAWNALSLSVDPAGLALSQPASLLQPYLRPSGERFGFSPWRSATADFPLELARGCDADTPKPVSLRRGNEHDTLRLLDCNGGIAPDALDRVSILAREEGAARPLLPLPLTPVLEREVDDEWVDGVKLLRPRLLWMTQRLADRFPGRVITIYSGYRRDRATSRHRQGRALDISVAGVPNEELFRECRRFIDAACGFYPNSLFVHIDVRPPGTGHAVWIDVSGPGERAEYVDAWPGVLESGGLAWRRHG
- a CDS encoding TolC family protein — translated: MPATPKPAELALLMVCGALWLLPSVALAEPPKATGAKPDAPSLSVLVDEAMERHPRTSKAKAAVRARREIPSRMESLPDPVLMGSLQNVPFDDPRLNASAMTGVLFTLSQTLPYPGKLRRRGDVARADISVSEKELAATRLAVAFGVSRAYWRLHFAERAELITGESEHAINALANAVHARFSVAQAAQQDALQSQVAHSRVRALVERRRQAVRSAQRELLAAVGRSPTGDLGPTRGPPLVVAKLDRRKLARMAREKNPDLAVSSARERVSANRIREAKQDRLPDFMVSVGYRLRFAAKGDPTEGADMGVISFGGTLPIWSETKQSARVREERHRLDEARAATRSLALDVKTEVEQQVDAIERLGKEVGIHEKELIPEADQALDASIEDYVFAKVELVSVLQNWAAQLDARLEYERLLAERAERLDVLRALIGIKPGERLP
- a CDS encoding efflux RND transporter periplasmic adaptor subunit, which encodes MFALAPGNRRLRQVTAGARRGALGACGFGPGWGEDRVLPLEHGSVVRLGEPGQGLDGHGPRRRVRRRPRRRSEHHQRRRGDRTTDGRTHRAGEAGQTRPPRARPRACGLRRVPDLDRQHEVRRLDRETLGGRNGSIRQEGRTAAGRVQPRARRESGGVPADHQEHRERAACGAPQRRGSTSARAVRHFQAFRQQDRGAGTSSRTITLSAPRSGYVIHKRALEGMFARTGENLFTIGDLNALWVIANVYEFDAPWVYVGQDATIEFDYMPGKVLSAKVDYVYPRSIRSRAPSRCGSSCRTRTSSSSRACSRR